The stretch of DNA GGGTTCGCTCTGGAGGCGGACTGACGGTTCGGTTCTGCTGTTCCGTTGCGTGTGTGTCGGCGCCGCGGCCCTGTTGAGGGGCCGCGGCGCCGACGCGTATGCCGGGAAGCCATTTTCGACGTCAGGTAATATATAGTTTTCATGAAACACTGAACTAAAGTCCCGGTGCGTTCGGCTTCCTCCCAGGCGTACGGCACATCGGCACACATGACGCGGAGGGATGCGCGGATGGCGGTCGCCCCGGACGGCACTCGACAAGGCACCGACCAGGAGCTGGCGGTGGGCCGCTTCATCGAGCACTTCGCCCTCAGCATGACGGGGCTCGGTTTTCCACGGATGGCGGCGCGGGTGTTCGTGGCCGTACTCATCTCCAAGGACGGGCTGACGGCCGTCGAGCTGGCGGCGCAGCTGAAGATCAGCCGGGCCGCGGTGTCACAGGCGGTGCGTTATCTGATGCAGTTGGGGCTGGTCGAGCGGCAGCGTGAGCCGGGCCAGCGTCATGATCACTACCGGGTCGTGGACGGCACGTGGTACGAGATGTTCGCCCGCCGCGACGAGGTGTTCCTGCGGCTGGAGGAGAACCTCGCCGACGGGATCGTCGCGCTCGGCAGTGAGAACCCGGGGGCTGCGCGGCTGGACGAGACGCGGCGGTTCTTCGAGTTCATCCGCGGCGAGGTGCCCAAGCTCATGACTCGCTGGCGCGAGTCGCAGGGTAAGGCTCCGGACGACGAGTCCTGAGCACTTCAGGGAGCCCAGGGCGGGAGGGTGGCCGCTTTAGGCGGCTGCAAGCCGGCGCCAAGCGCGCGCGGTGAGGCTGGGGCGCCCGCCCGGGTGCGGTGTCGCGCCCCGGAGCGGACCGTCGCGAAGCCTCGCCTGGAGGGTGTGATCCGTGTCCCCGGCCCCCGTTCCCCCGCCCGCCGCCGACCCCGTGGCCGACCTGCACCGGTCCGGCCGCCTGATCGCCGAGTATCGGCGGCTGCCCGCCCTGCTGCGCGGGCTCGGCGATGACGAATTGCAGCGCGCAGGGCGGTTGTTGACACGCCTGTCCGCCGACGAGGTGCTCGCCGAGCACCCGGAGCAGCCGACCGTGTCGGTCACGGTCACCGGGCACGGGACGGTGGCTGGTCTGATCCCGCCGCTCACCGCGCAACTGGCCCGGCACGGGCTGCTGCTGCGGCCGCATGTCGCCGATTTCGGCAGTTGGCTCTTCGATCTGGCCGATCCGGCGAGCGAGGTGTATGCGGCCGGCGGTGACCTGGTCGTGTGTGTGCTGGACGCCGACGTGGTGTTCGACGAGGTTCCCCGGCCGTGGCGGCCCGAGGACGTGGAGCGGGTGCTGGCCGAGAAGGTCCGGCTGCTGGACAAGCTCGCCGCCACCCACGCCGCTGCGGGGTCGGGCACGCTCGTGTACACCTCGCTGCCCCTTCCCCGTGAGTTTCCGGCCCAGTTGGTGGACCACCGCTCCCGGGCCCGGCTGGGCGCGGTCTGGCGGGACGGGAACGCCCGGCTGCTGGGGCTGATGGAGGAACATCCGGGTCTTGTCGTCCTCGACCTGGACCAGCTGCTCACCGGCCCGGCCGCCCTGGGCGACGCCCGCCTGGCGGCGTACACGGGGACGCCGTACACGCCGGAGCTCACCGCCGCGCTCGCCCGCGATCTGGCCCATCTGGTGCGCGGCCGGTCCGGCCGGGCGAAGAAGGTGCTGGCCCTGGACCTGGACGGCACGTTGTGGGGCGGGGTGCTGGGCGACGACGGCCCGGAGGGCATCGAGGTCGCCGGCGGGCGCAGGGGCCGGGCCTTTCGGCACCTGCAACAGGTGCTCGCGCAACTCGCGTCGCGCGGGGTGCTGCTGGCCGCGGTCAGCAAGAACGACCTGGAGCCGGTGCAGCAGGTGCTGCGCGAGCACCCCGAGATGATCCTGCGCGAGGACGACTTCGTGCGTGTGGTGGCCAACTGGGAGCCCAAGCACGAAAATCTGCGAGCCCTTGCCGACGACCTCAATCTCGGCCTGGACAGTCTGGTCTTCGCCGACGACAGCGCATACGAGTGCGGTCTGGTCGCCCGCGAACTGCCCGAAGTCACCGTGCTGCATCTGGACGGCGATCCGGCGCTGCACGCCGAACGGGTACTCGCCGACGGCTGGTTCGACGTGCGGGACGTCACGGAGGACGACGTACGGCGCCCGGCGCGCTACCGCGAGGAGTTCGTCCGCAAGGACTTCCTGGACTCCTTCGCCTCGCTGGAGGACTACTTGCGGGAGCTGGAGGTGCGGGTCGAACTGACCGCGGCGGGCGAGGCCGACACCGCCCGGCTCGCCCAGCTCACCCAGCGCACCAACCAGTTCAACCTGACGACCCGGCGGCTCCAGGAGGACGAGGTACGCGCCCTGGCCGGCTCGCCGGGACAGTTGGTCCTCGCCATCCGGTCCGGCGACCGCTTCGGGGACAACGGGCTGGTGGGGGCGGTGTTCGTGCGAACCGGCGGGCCGGTGTGGCACATCGACAACTTCCTGCTCAGCTGCCGGGTCTTCGCCCGGGGCATCGAACAGGGCTGCCTGGCCGTGCTGCTGGAGCACGCCCGCGCCGCCGGTGCCGGCGCGGTCGAGGCGCGTTATGTGCCGTCCTCGAAGAACGGCAAGGTCAAGGACTTCTATCCACGCAACGGCTTCGACGCGTCGGGGCACACCGAGGACGGGACCGCCCTGTTCCGTCACGAGCTGCGGCGGATCACGGCGGCACCCGGGCATCTGGGCCTGACGGTGCACTGGAAGCGGGAGGGAACACGATGAACGACGTCGCCGAACTCAAGGAGTTCACGGCCGTCCACGCCCGGGCGCTGCAGCTGCCGCCCGAGCTCTACGAAGGGGTGCTGGACCGCGTCACCAACGACGAGGACGGCGCCCCGGGTTCGTGGGCGGTGGAGTGGTCGGCGGCCGCGGCCACGCTTACCGGGTCGGGTCAGTTGCTGCCGGCCTTCCTGTGCTCGGCCATGGCCCGCTTCCCGTTCGTCGACGGTCCGGCGCGGCGCTCGGCGTACGAGCAAGCGCGGGCGGTGTTCGACCGGTGGCGCGCACAGCATCCGGACATCGAGCCGGTGCGGGTGAAGTTGCCCGATGGTGAGCTGGTCTGCTGGGCGGGTGGTCTGTCCGCCGGGGAGCCGAAGCCGCTGCTGCTGGTGACGGGAGGGATCGTCAGCGTGAAGGAGCAGTGGGCACCGGTCGTGCTCCAGGCGGCCCAGCTGGGCATGGCGGTGGTGGTGACGGAGCTGCCTGGCGTGGGCGAGAACACCCTTGCGTACAACCGGGAGAGCTGGCGGATGCTGCCGGCCGTGCTGGACGCGGTCGCGGACCGTGCGGACGTCTCCCGCACCTACGCCCTCGCGAACAGCTTCGGGGGTCATCTGGCGCTGCGTTGGGCCGGGCGGGATGCGCGGCTGCGTGGGATCGTGACGTCCGGGGCGCCGGTCAGTGTCTTCTTCACGGACGGCGACTGGCAGCGTCAGCTGCCGCGCGTCACCCGGGACACGCTGGCTCGTCTGACGGGCGTCGCCCCCGGCGACGACGCGGCGCTGGGCGATGTGCTGGCCGATTGGCCGTTGACGCCGGAGGAGCTCTCCGCGCTGGACATCCCGGTGTGCTACTCGGCCAGTTTGCGCGACGAGATCATTCCCGCGGGGGATCCGGTGTTCCTGCGTCGGCATGTGCGGCGGCTGGCCCTCAATGAGTTCGACGACGTGCACGGTGCTCCGGGGCACGTCCAGCAGACCGTGCAGTGGACGTTCGGCTCGCTGCTGGCCATGCGAGACGGCGCCCTGCCGTCCTGAGCGGGGCGCCGCGCACACGAAGAGCCGTCACCGGGACCTCGTCGGGGGAATTGCCGCGGTCCCGGTGACGGCTCGTGCCGTCGCGGCCGGCCCTCAGCCGGTGGATGTCACTGGAGGGCCACGTCGCGGCGGCGGAACAGGGCGGTGCCTGCGGCGGTGAGCACCGCCGTGATCACCAGCAGTACCAGTAGCGGGCCGACGGTGAAGTCGCCGCCGGGCAGCCCGGGCACGTGGCTGAACGGCGAGATGTCGCGGACCACCTGCGGCAGGTCCAGGGTCGAGCCGATCTGGCTGATCAGCAGGCACAGCGCGAACACCGCCCAGGGCAGGCCTACGGCGAGCCTGGGCAGGGAGCCGAAGACGAGCACGGCGAACGCCGCCAGCACCAGCACGGCCGGAAGGCGCACCAGCGCGGCCGCGACGAGGGAACCGAACTCCGCTCCCATGTCGCCGGTGGCCAGGCCGTAGCCGACGGCGGCACTGGTCCCGGTGAGCAACATGAGTACGGTGACCCCGGCGAGCGTGACGACCAGATGGCCCGTCATCCAGCTGAACCGGCTGGTGGCCGTGGACAGCACGGTTTCCATTCCGCCGGTGGTCTCCTCGTTGCGCATCCGGTTCAGGGACTGCACGGCGAATCCGGCGACCGCGAGGCCCATCAGGCCGATGGTGGCGGACAGGTAGGAGTCCAGCAGCGAGCCGGTGCCGCCGAGTTGCTGGATGATCTCGGCGGTTCGTTCGCTGTCGCCGATCAGGTCGTTGATCTCGTCGCCGACGACTCCGAAGGCGAAGCTCATGACGGACACCCCGACGGCCCAGCCGGCCAGGGAGCCACGGTGCAGGAACCAGGCCAGACCGGTCGGGCTGAGGAGAGCGGGGGTGGCCTCGGGCGGGCGGGGCTTGACCGCGCGCATGCCCATACCGACGTCGCGGATACGGGTCAGGGCGAAGGCCACACCGACCTGGACGGCGAAGGCGGCGAGTGGCAGGGCCAGCACCCACCAGTTGTCCTGGTCGTAGGGGCGCAGTTGCTGGCCCCAGCCGATCGGGGAGAGCCAGGAAGGCCAGGCGCTCTCCACGCGCAGGCCGCCGCCGGTGGTGCGGCCGGCCACGTCGCCGACGGCGCGCAGCATAAACGCCACACCGAGCACGGCCGCCGCGGCGCCGTTGGCGGCCCGGGCGCTCTCCCAGATCTGGGCGGTGATCGCGGCGACGCCGGCGAAGGAGACACCGACCGCGCCGAGCGCGGCGCCGGCCGCGAAGGAGGAGCCCAGTGGCAGCCCCGCCGAGGCGAGTCCCAAGGCGCTCACGACGGCGAGCACCACGTTGGCCAGGATCGCGAGCAGCAGGCCGGCAGTGAGGGCAGCGTGCCGCCCGACGGCGGTGGAGCCGATCAGCTCGGAACGCCCCAGTTCCTCGTTCTGCCGGGTGTGCCGGATGACGGCGAGGGTGCTCATCAGGGCGGCGGCCACCAGCACGAGCAGCAAGGACTGCGTCATCGCAGTGGCGCCCTCGCTGGCGCCGGAGACCAGGCCGCTGAACACCAGTGAGGCCGGGTTGTCCGCGGCACTGGTCTGGGCGGCGATCCGGTCCTTCTCGGTCTCGTACAGACCGCTGATGCTCGAGGCGGTGGCCGTCTGTACCAGTGTCAGGCCGAAGATCCACAGCGGGAGTTGGATCCGGTCCCGGCGCAGGGCGAGCCGCAGGAGGTCACCGGTGCCGGCGAAGTAGCGGCTCATCGCCGTGCTCCGGCCGTCTCGGGCTGGGCGGGCACCTCGTCGCCGTAGTGCCGCATGAACAGCTCTTCCAGGGTGGGTGGGGTGCTGGTCAGCGACACGATGCCGAAGTCGGCCGCGTGACTGATCACGGCACCGACCTTGCCGCTGTCCACGGTGAAGCTGAGCCCGTCGGCGACGGAGCGCACGTCGTGGACTCCTTCGAACCGGTCCAGGCCGGTCAGCTCGCGTTCCGTCTGGACCGTGACCGAGACACGGGTGAGGTGACGCAGTTCCTTCATCGAGCCGGACTCCACGATGCGGCCCTCACGGATGATGCTGACGCGGTCGCACAGGGCCTCTGCCTCGGCCAGGATGTGACTGGACAGCAGTACGGTCGCGCCGGCCCGCTTCAGGTCGAGCACATAGCTCTGGAAGACCGACTCCATGAGGGGGTCGAGGCCGGAGGTGGGCTCGTCGAAGATGAACAGCTCCACGTCCGATGCGAGCGCGGCGACCAGCGCCACCTTCTGCCGGTTGCCCTTGGAGTAGGTACGGAACTTCTTCGTCGGGTCGAGTTTGAACCGCTCCAGCAACTCGTCGCGGCGCTTCTTGTCGATGCCGCCGCGCAACCTGCCGATCAGGTCGATCGACTCGCCGCCGGAGAGATTGGGCCAGAGGTTCACGTCTCCCGGGACATAGGTGAGACGGCGGTGGAGGTCCACGGCCTCGTGCCACGGGTCTCCGCCCAGCATCCGCACCTCGCCGGCGTCGGCCCTCAGCAGGCCGAGCAGGACCCGGATGGCCGTGGATTTGCCGGCGCCGTTGGGCCCCAGGAGGCCGTGCACCTCACCCTGCCTGACCGTCAGGTCGAAGCCGTCGAGGGCCCGAACCTGACCGAACGTCTTCACTAAGCCTGCCACGGCAATAGAGTTCGTCACTGTCACAACGTATCAAACTTCCATGACGTTGTGAAATCTGCGAAAACTCGCGCTGTGACCGCCTTGCCGAACCGACGACTCCGGCGCCGCGACCACGCCGGCCCACAACGCGGTCATCTCGGCCATGACCAGTAGTTTCGGGACGATTCTTAGGGGATTCTTAGGGGGGTTAGGGGCTTTCAGACGCCCTCTGATTCCTCATAGCCTTCACAACGGAACAACAGCCCGGCTCATCACACGGAGGTGGAGAGCAGCAAAACATGAGCTTTGTTCTGGCAAAAGAGCAGTACCGGACACAGCGTGCTTTCAACGGGGGTTGCGTTCGTGCAATACGACATACTCGGACCGGTTCGAGTAACCGACAGCCGGGGCAGCAAGTTCGTCAGTGCCAGGAAGGTGCAGGTACTGCTGGTCCTTCTGCTCATCCGCGCCCGGCGGGTGGTCTCCATCGACGAGGCCATCGCCGAAATCTGGGGAGACAATCCCCCACGCCGGGTCACCGCGAGCATTCATGTGTACATCTCCCAGCTCCGCAAGTTCCTCGCACAACCCGGCAGCCGACACAATCCGATTCTCACCAGGCCTCCGGGATATCTCTTCCACCTGGGCAACGACGAGCTCGACGTCGACCAGTTCCAGGGGCTGCTCCACCAGGGGCGGCGGCACCTCAAGGAAGGCCGGCCTGAGAACGCCGTCGCCGCCTTCGAGGCGGGGCTCTCCCTCTGGCGCGGCCCGGCTCTGGGCGACCTGTGCGACGGACCGGTCATCCAGGGCTTCGCCACGTGGCTGGAGGAGACCAGGCTGGAGTGCGTCGAGTCCCTCATCGAGGCACAGCTCACACTCGGACTGCACCGCGAACTCGTGGGCCGTCTCGGCTCCCTGACGTCCGAGCACCCGCTGCGGGAAACCTTCTACCGCCAGCTCATGCTCGCCCTGTGCCGCTCGGAGCGGCAGGCCGACGCGCTGCGCACCTACCAGCAGGCCAGGTCCCGG from Streptomyces sp. BA2 encodes:
- a CDS encoding GbsR/MarR family transcriptional regulator; the protein is MAVAPDGTRQGTDQELAVGRFIEHFALSMTGLGFPRMAARVFVAVLISKDGLTAVELAAQLKISRAAVSQAVRYLMQLGLVERQREPGQRHDHYRVVDGTWYEMFARRDEVFLRLEENLADGIVALGSENPGAARLDETRRFFEFIRGEVPKLMTRWRESQGKAPDDES
- a CDS encoding HAD-IIIC family phosphatase → MSPAPVPPPAADPVADLHRSGRLIAEYRRLPALLRGLGDDELQRAGRLLTRLSADEVLAEHPEQPTVSVTVTGHGTVAGLIPPLTAQLARHGLLLRPHVADFGSWLFDLADPASEVYAAGGDLVVCVLDADVVFDEVPRPWRPEDVERVLAEKVRLLDKLAATHAAAGSGTLVYTSLPLPREFPAQLVDHRSRARLGAVWRDGNARLLGLMEEHPGLVVLDLDQLLTGPAALGDARLAAYTGTPYTPELTAALARDLAHLVRGRSGRAKKVLALDLDGTLWGGVLGDDGPEGIEVAGGRRGRAFRHLQQVLAQLASRGVLLAAVSKNDLEPVQQVLREHPEMILREDDFVRVVANWEPKHENLRALADDLNLGLDSLVFADDSAYECGLVARELPEVTVLHLDGDPALHAERVLADGWFDVRDVTEDDVRRPARYREEFVRKDFLDSFASLEDYLRELEVRVELTAAGEADTARLAQLTQRTNQFNLTTRRLQEDEVRALAGSPGQLVLAIRSGDRFGDNGLVGAVFVRTGGPVWHIDNFLLSCRVFARGIEQGCLAVLLEHARAAGAGAVEARYVPSSKNGKVKDFYPRNGFDASGHTEDGTALFRHELRRITAAPGHLGLTVHWKREGTR
- a CDS encoding alpha/beta fold hydrolase gives rise to the protein MNDVAELKEFTAVHARALQLPPELYEGVLDRVTNDEDGAPGSWAVEWSAAAATLTGSGQLLPAFLCSAMARFPFVDGPARRSAYEQARAVFDRWRAQHPDIEPVRVKLPDGELVCWAGGLSAGEPKPLLLVTGGIVSVKEQWAPVVLQAAQLGMAVVVTELPGVGENTLAYNRESWRMLPAVLDAVADRADVSRTYALANSFGGHLALRWAGRDARLRGIVTSGAPVSVFFTDGDWQRQLPRVTRDTLARLTGVAPGDDAALGDVLADWPLTPEELSALDIPVCYSASLRDEIIPAGDPVFLRRHVRRLALNEFDDVHGAPGHVQQTVQWTFGSLLAMRDGALPS
- a CDS encoding ABC transporter permease codes for the protein MSRYFAGTGDLLRLALRRDRIQLPLWIFGLTLVQTATASSISGLYETEKDRIAAQTSAADNPASLVFSGLVSGASEGATAMTQSLLLVLVAAALMSTLAVIRHTRQNEELGRSELIGSTAVGRHAALTAGLLLAILANVVLAVVSALGLASAGLPLGSSFAAGAALGAVGVSFAGVAAITAQIWESARAANGAAAAVLGVAFMLRAVGDVAGRTTGGGLRVESAWPSWLSPIGWGQQLRPYDQDNWWVLALPLAAFAVQVGVAFALTRIRDVGMGMRAVKPRPPEATPALLSPTGLAWFLHRGSLAGWAVGVSVMSFAFGVVGDEINDLIGDSERTAEIIQQLGGTGSLLDSYLSATIGLMGLAVAGFAVQSLNRMRNEETTGGMETVLSTATSRFSWMTGHLVVTLAGVTVLMLLTGTSAAVGYGLATGDMGAEFGSLVAAALVRLPAVLVLAAFAVLVFGSLPRLAVGLPWAVFALCLLISQIGSTLDLPQVVRDISPFSHVPGLPGGDFTVGPLLVLLVITAVLTAAGTALFRRRDVALQ
- a CDS encoding ATP-binding cassette domain-containing protein, whose protein sequence is MTNSIAVAGLVKTFGQVRALDGFDLTVRQGEVHGLLGPNGAGKSTAIRVLLGLLRADAGEVRMLGGDPWHEAVDLHRRLTYVPGDVNLWPNLSGGESIDLIGRLRGGIDKKRRDELLERFKLDPTKKFRTYSKGNRQKVALVAALASDVELFIFDEPTSGLDPLMESVFQSYVLDLKRAGATVLLSSHILAEAEALCDRVSIIREGRIVESGSMKELRHLTRVSVTVQTERELTGLDRFEGVHDVRSVADGLSFTVDSGKVGAVISHAADFGIVSLTSTPPTLEELFMRHYGDEVPAQPETAGARR
- a CDS encoding BTAD domain-containing putative transcriptional regulator codes for the protein MQYDILGPVRVTDSRGSKFVSARKVQVLLVLLLIRARRVVSIDEAIAEIWGDNPPRRVTASIHVYISQLRKFLAQPGSRHNPILTRPPGYLFHLGNDELDVDQFQGLLHQGRRHLKEGRPENAVAAFEAGLSLWRGPALGDLCDGPVIQGFATWLEETRLECVESLIEAQLTLGLHRELVGRLGSLTSEHPLRETFYRQLMLALCRSERQADALRTYQQARSRLNKELGLEPCRALRDLQQAILMADERLELPHTA